The Saccharolobus shibatae B12 genomic interval GCTGACCTCCTTCCCGTCCTTAGGGGCTTTCAATTCTATAGTAGATTATCATAGACTCTCTTTCGAATCTACCATCGCTAGAAGAATTGGCTTTCAATTCTATAGTAGATTATCATAGATAGAAACGAAATTATACTGGAGACTGTTGCTAGGCTTTCAATTCTATAGTAGATTATCTTCTCCAGTGTCCTCATCGTATTCTACTGAATGTATTTCCTTTCAATTCTATAGTAGATTATCGCTGGAGTTTTTGTGGGTTCTATCTTAGGGTATCTTCTCTTTCAATTCTATAGTAGATTATCAGCAAGGTGTCGCTACATTAGGATCGCAAAGATTCGCACACTTTCAATTCTATAGTAGATTATCTGACGCTTTATTAATCCTTTACTACACTATTATTTTTCTTCTCTATTTATAAGCTTTACTTTCCTCTAGGCTTACAATTTTTCATTCAAATTCTGCAATCCCTACTAAATCTGGGAAGATGAGGATTCCTTTATGAAGGTAATGAATTTAGGCTAACGCCCTGCCTCCTAAGAGAACTACGATCAAGGAAACTCACTTACAAAAACGGGACAGAAAATACAAAACTACTATATACTTTCCTCAACGATAGATTACCCTTTTTCCCTTTTTCCACGATTAATCTTTATGTAGAGATTTTACCATAGTTTTAAGGGCTTTCCCTAGTAAACCTGGGAACTTTTTCCTCTACCTCATTAAAACGGTTTTTAGATTTACCACACACTATTATATTATGAGGTCGCAGATAGTTAGACAGTTACGGAGGCTCCACTCATATAGGGCTTCAGACCCTATTGAGGAGGAGCTACGGGGGTGGAACTACCACATGCCCCCCGTAAAGCCTAGGCGTTATCTAGGTCTATCCATGTCTGACGTAGCCTATAGGTATTGCGAGACCAAGAGGGACGTCTACTTAAGGAAGGTCTTGAAGGTGCAAGGGGAACAGAGAACTCCCCTACTGTTGGGCCAAGCAATCCACGAGATAGTTAAGAGCGTGTCAAACGAGATCGTGAAACTCCTCTCCTCTGGTTACAAACCTTGGAATATATTAGAGATTCTGTTTAGGAACAACAAGATCGCTAAAAGTATTTGCCCCCAACAATTCATTAAGTACTGCGAGGAAGTCTACAAGGCTTACGCATTGGACTTATTGAGCGACTTCTCCGACTCTACCTCCTTCATTCCAGTCATAAACGAGTTCAAGGTAGATGGGACTCCCTTGGGGCTTTCTTCCAGGCTTTCAGTTGACGCAATAATGCAACTCTCTTTAGTTGTTGAGATGAAAGTGGGAAGTGTACAAGAGTTTCACAAATTGGCCTTAGCAGGATACGGTATGGCTTTGGAGAGCGCTCTAGAGCTTCCAATTGACTTCGGTGCCTTAATTTACGTTAACGGAATCACCACTACCTCCCCAGAGTTTAAGATTGAGGTCTTTTACGTCTCCTCTGACCTTAGGAAGGAATTCTTGGATGCTAGGGATGAGGTTATTGACATGGTAAGCCAAGAGAAAGATCCGGGGATGCCGGTCTCATGTTCACCCTCTTGTCCCTTCCTAAGCTACTGTAATAACAAGAGGTGAAGAGTATGAGGACTCTCATCATATCAGACTACGGCGCTTACGTATACGTCAAGAAGAACATGTTCGTGATAAAGAAAGGGGATAAGAAGGTTGAGATTTCGCCCTCTGAAGTTGACGAAATATTGATAACTGCCTCTTGTTCTATTTCAACTAGTGCCCTATCACTAGCATTAACTCACGGCATAAGCGTTATGTTCTTGAACTCTAGGGATACCCCTTGGGGAATACTATTACCTTCTATTATAACTGAGACTGTTAGAACTAAGAAGGCGCAGTACGAGATAATTGTGGGTAGGAAGGAGATTAAATACGGAGAGGAGATTATAAGTTCCAAGATTTACAACCAAAGTGTGCACCTAAAGTATTGGACTAGGTTCACTGGGACTAAGAACGATTACAAGGAGCTGTTGGGTAAGGATGAACCAACTGCTGCTAGAATATATTGGCAGAACATATCTCAACTGTTACCTAAGGATATTGGATTTGACGGCAGAGATGTAGATGGAGTTGACCAGTTTAACATGGCGTTGAACTACTCTTACGCCATACTTTATAACACTATATTCAAATATCTAGTTATAGCTGGGTTGGACCCTTACCTAGGTTTTATACACAAGGACAGACCCGGAAACGAGAGCCTAGTCTACGACTTCTCAGAAATGTTTAAGCCGTATATTGACCTCTTATTGGTTAGGGCTTTCAGAAGCGGTTTTAGGTTAAAGGTCAAGGATGGTTTGATTGAAGAGAACAGTAGGGGAGATTTAGCTAAGCTGATAAGAAAGGGGATGGAGGAGAACGTTAAGGAGGAGGGTGATCATAATCCGAAAACCTTGATACAAGCAATAAGGGCTCATGCAGTGAAGTTTGCATCAAGTATTAGGGAAGGGAAGG includes:
- the cas4a gene encoding type I-A CRISPR-associated protein Cas4/Csa1, with the protein product MRSQIVRQLRRLHSYRASDPIEEELRGWNYHMPPVKPRRYLGLSMSDVAYRYCETKRDVYLRKVLKVQGEQRTPLLLGQAIHEIVKSVSNEIVKLLSSGYKPWNILEILFRNNKIAKSICPQQFIKYCEEVYKAYALDLLSDFSDSTSFIPVINEFKVDGTPLGLSSRLSVDAIMQLSLVVEMKVGSVQEFHKLALAGYGMALESALELPIDFGALIYVNGITTTSPEFKIEVFYVSSDLRKEFLDARDEVIDMVSQEKDPGMPVSCSPSCPFLSYCNNKR
- the cas1 gene encoding CRISPR-associated endonuclease Cas1; this encodes MRTLIISDYGAYVYVKKNMFVIKKGDKKVEISPSEVDEILITASCSISTSALSLALTHGISVMFLNSRDTPWGILLPSIITETVRTKKAQYEIIVGRKEIKYGEEIISSKIYNQSVHLKYWTRFTGTKNDYKELLGKDEPTAARIYWQNISQLLPKDIGFDGRDVDGVDQFNMALNYSYAILYNTIFKYLVIAGLDPYLGFIHKDRPGNESLVYDFSEMFKPYIDLLLVRAFRSGFRLKVKDGLIEENSRGDLAKLIRKGMEENVKEEGDHNPKTLIQAIRAHAVKFASSIREGKEYKGFKLVM